In a genomic window of Melitaea cinxia chromosome 27, ilMelCinx1.1, whole genome shotgun sequence:
- the LOC123666957 gene encoding zinc finger protein 260-like: MDVTKGKGTTIDPGQCRCCGSLKKCRLLNYEYEGLGRKEVYSDMFVDCFGLLLSHLDGEPEDRLICATCVTRLREASCFRQQVLECEEKLLQSKIHVHEDIKNGEVEKVTVQPIELNIKHMNDQSELSDHDICDFEKPQTPIRKINIDITDNPIKKKEKLNTKKRKRLIKIKLDDKNDNGPIFKRKKRKPHFLTEKSFLNVITVVENSYAYPFNSFFNNYYCAYCRKKFVDCTKLREHSLTHDPTTYKGILTNILKIRENRKCQIDLYRIDCRLCDINIDNLDIFKNHVSTVHGKIVYSEENDFLKFYLTPTNLKCTECNSTFNAFHPLRKHMAEHFGTCICEVCGAHYFEERMLTAHMKSHQESDMRSAFSCKLCTKSFKAKYNLKIHVARLHTKESAYLCVACDASFFSNTLRQKHMVNVHGEDCTFKCDQCDKVCINKNTLRDHYKRIHLKILKHECNLCEKRFYLPSRLKEHMTTHTGERNFRCEQCGKSYTRLRALNTHMQSHLTVKKYKCTMCSASFEQVESE, encoded by the exons ATGGATGTAACGAAAGGAAAAGGGACTACCATCGATCCCGGTCAGTGTAGATGTTGCGGCTCTTTAAAGAAATGCCGTCTTTTAAACTACGAGTACGAAGGATTGGGCAGAAAAGAAGTCTACTCCGATATGTTTGTGGACTGCTTCGGTCTTCTg ctGTCCCACTTGGATGGAGAGCCTGAAGACCGCCTCATATGTGCCACATGTGTCACACGGTTGAGGGAGGCCAGCTGCTTCAGACAACAAGTCCTGGAGTGTGAGGAGAAGCTTCTGCAGTCAAAGATACATGTCCATGAGG ATATTAAAAACGGTGAAGTAGAAAAGGTAACTGTACAACCTATTGAACTGAACATAAAACATATGAATGATCAATCGGAATTATCAGATCATGACATCTGTG ATTTTGAAAAACCACAAACACCGATAAGGAAAATCAACATCGACATAACAGACAATCCGATCAAGAAGAAGGAAAAATTAAACACGAAGAAAAGAAAGAgactcattaaaattaaattagatgaTAAAAATG ATAACGGACCTATATTCAAACGAAAGAAGAGAAAACCACACTTCCTAAccgaaaaatcatttttaaacgTAATAACAGTCGTTGAAAATTCTTACGCATATCCTTTTAACTCTTTCTTCAATAATTACTATTGCGCTTACTGCAGGAAGAAATTCGTTGACTGTACGAAACTTCGAGAACATTCGCTAACTCACGATCCAACTACATACAAGGGTATCCTTACCAATATACTTAAAATACGCGAAAATAGAAAATGTCAAATCGATTTATACAGAATAGATTGTAGACTATGCGATATAAATATCGATAACttagacatttttaaaaacCACGTATCAACTGTCCACGGAAAAATTGTATATTCAGAAGAAAACGATTTTTTGAAATTCTACTTAACGCCAACCAATTTGAAGTGCACAGAGTGCAATAGTACGTTCAACGCTTTTCACCCTTTGAGGAAACACATGGCGGAACATTTCGGCACCTGTATTTGCGAAGTTTGTGGTGCGCATTACTTCGAGGAACGTATGCTGACTGCTCATATGAAGAGCCACCAGGAATCAGACATGCGTTCTGCTTTCTCTTGCAAGCTTTGCACAAAATCTTTTAAAGCGAAGTACAATTTGAAAATACACGTCGCCCGCTTACATACGAAGGAATCTGCATATCTTTGCGTTGCTTGTGACGCTTCTTTCTTCTCGAACACATTGCGTCAGAAGCACATGGTAAACGTACACGGAGAAGACTGCACCTTCAAATGTGATCAGTGCGACAAAGTCTGTATCAATAAGAATACTCTCCGAGATCATTATAAAaggatacatttaaaaatactcaAGCACGAGTGCAATTTATGTGAAAAGAGATTTTATTTGCCGAGTAGGTTGAAGGAACACATGACCACTCATACTGGGGAGCGGAATTTTAGATGCGAACAATGTGGAAAGAGTTATACTAGGTTGAGGGCCTTGAACACACACATGCAATCGCATCTGACTGTTAAGAAATATAAGTGCACAATGTGTAGCGCGTCGTTCGAGCAGGTCGAGTCAGAGTAG